The Lacerta agilis isolate rLacAgi1 chromosome 16, rLacAgi1.pri, whole genome shotgun sequence genomic sequence GTCCAGGGCCATCCTGGGATGGTGTCTACTTTTTGCTCTGGTGAGGAAAGGCCTAAAGACACCTGAAACTACTGTTGTGCACAAACGGCCTCTCAAAAAATTCCACTTTTATCTTTTGGGCAGAAAATTGAGGGTAGGGAGAAGGAATCATTACATTCAACTTCTCCAGGGAGGTGATtaattctccaacagtttcttgggggggggggggttaccattAGCAGTGGCACTGGAACAGGTTCTTTCTTTTCCACAAAGGTCCCAACTGTGCTTGTAGTCTGGCCGCCATTTTGCAACTTCCAAAATGCCTCTGACCTAGAGTCATTCCAAGGCATTCAGGAGTGGCGTGGGGAGAGGAATGACCTGTGAAAATGGATAGGGAGTATTTGGAGATACATCTGCGAAGTTGTCATCTTTTTGATGGAGgcttgagaaaaagaaaaacatgtcagaatttcatttatatacagtggtacctcgggttacaaacacctcaggttacaaacacttcgggttacagactgcGCTAactcagaagtagtacctcgcgttaagaactttgccccaggatgagaacagaaatcgtgcgctggcggcacagtggcagtgggaggccccattaactaaagtggtacctcaggttaagaacggtttcaggttaagaacggacctccggaatgaattaagttcgtaaccagagataccactgtattttcaagcATGATGCCTCTTAAGAGATTCTTGCTGAGCTTTACCTAGCATCTAATTGTGAGAAACCATTATTATTTTCACTCTCCAGGAAATGCTCAAGAAGCCAAAGGAAGGCAACCTGTTGCTACCAAATGCTATGCCCACTGGGCTCTTGTGCCATTAATACATATACTCACCAAGCAGGCTTTTGACATTATTCATAATGCATTTGTGAAGgtgtcattattttatttaaataataataatctagaagTAGAAAATGGTCCCAGAAACACTGCCAATGGCAGGAATGGCAGAAAGGCAGAAACCAGGAACTGGCAATCTCTCAgagctgctctctctcccccccccccccaattatttttattaattttccaaattattacaaatcaaaccaaatcacTTTAATtcaatacaatttcttaaaatcagatTTCCTGCTCCTGTTGCAAGCATATGTCGATCATTTCCTCCAGTAGGCACATCATCTCTTATTTAATATCCAATTATCATTCTTCacttgctgttagtccatctgaGAGCTGCTCTCTTTCCCAGTGGGCAGGCATATATTTTGCTTCTCATTCAAAACCCATCTCAATGGTCAGGCTATTCAATAAATTCTATGCTAACCAGTTGTAAAATTCTTACTAGTCTGGAGCACTTGCGTTTAAGTCAGGGCCAaatttaggtttgataaggccctaagctactgaaggtaatggggccctttatatgtccagctgccctttgtcaacaacaaattgtcactgttttttgtgttgaatatatgctatatggtaatttatgtacctaataggtatctaaagccatttgtacataataaaatatgtattttaccaatgatattttagggagcaggctagcaggcagggcccattacttacatcatagtgTTGGCTTCTGTTTTGTCTTCCCtccataacacaaaacactgttgctgtatgtaggttttattttattggtaaaGGAGTGGGAGGAGCAGGGGCGTGCGGTCAGTGAACTATGGGGACTAGGCttgtcccctaaatgttcctggaAAGTAGAGTATTGTGGCGGTTcactcaacctgcacaggtcccccagacatttaacggtccgttgatacctgcgctcaccactttgttaattaactgctgacaccaaccagtctgtctggtatttacttcactcagttcagtcaaggagaatattggaacaaaactattttatttgaagtttagtacataagcatgtgttttctgaataaacagttctttcttggttgtgttcttgttaacaacagtgcccaacactttctcccgcccttgttcctactccttcccttgccaccctcttTCCAGTCTCTCAATACCCACCACAAGCCCccagacaaagaccaagaccccAACAAAAGACCTCTCCCCCGCCTTCCCcaggaggggtttatatagcccacataactccgccccctaaaggttcttactggttattccttttaactccttctatgccaatcctaagtttgggtgatcgtcacaagtatttttatttatttttttacatacaaACAGAATATAACTTTAATTTTAAAACCAGCCATTCAGCTTTATACAAACAGCCCTCTTCTAAAGTATATCCAAACCTGAACTCAAACATCCACATGCAAGAACAATCAACTTGAAAAAAATACAGATACGTGCTCAAAGGCATCTCACAGAAAACCTTAAATATGACTAAAACACTTGGTCCATGATCACCAGCAGGGAAGCGGAGTTTGTTGCTTCAGTTCTAAAAACAGAAACTTCTTTTTCAAACCAAGACAAAACCTCTTGACAGTTGCCACCTCAACACCGTTCACAAATAGAAAAGTTTGTCGGCGAGTGCCAGGCTTGGCTCTCTGTGGATGCTCTGGCCCACCAAGAATGTCAGCTTGTTGGCATAATGGCACGGTGCTGGCACTCTGATTAGGCCAGGCCAGTTGTAGTACATGTGGCACATCTTATATGTAAGATGCTGCATGTGGTCTGGGTTGAATCCATTATCATCATAAACCACATTGTAGTATGTGGGATTGACAGTGCCCTGGCAGGCAAGTTGGCTACTTAAGAAGAAGTCATACCATTCAGGACGAGTAGCCTCTGTGTCAAAAACTGTCCCAATGGGAGGGTTTTGCAGGCTTCTGTTGGTCTCGATGAAGAAACGATGGCGGCATTTCTTCCTGATCACAACCACTGATAGTTTGGCTCTTCTGCAGCCACTACTGCACTCATCGGGGGCACTTAGTATCTGTGGGACTTCAAAGTTCACCACCATCTTCAGCTGTCCATCTCCAACGCCATCACggtacat encodes the following:
- the LOC117061110 gene encoding piwi-like protein 4 encodes the protein MTADEWEDRVKPCIGCTPVPSSEQLGEELWAVEIPLKSVMVVGTDFNKDAMAKGSSVIGFVASSNFQLARLYSCCMLQNSGSNTANCLQVCMKDAVSKLQACNGQLDHKTKMYRDGVGDGQLKMVVNFEVPQILSAPDECSSGCRRAKLSVVVIRKKCRHRFFIETNRSLQNPPIGTVFDTEATRPEWYDFFLSSQLACQGTVNPTYYNVVYDDNGFNPDHMQHLTYKMCHMYYNWPGLIRVPAPCHYANKLTFLVGQSIHREPSLALADKLFYL